GTCCCGACTTCGTCTTTCCTGACTTCAGAAGGGATCTCTATGTTCGTATCACCCTCTGCCAACTTGGCCATCACAGCCGCTATGGATTTGATCTCACCGGACAGGGAAGCTGCAAGCCAGACGGTGATAAGCGCTATGAAAATAACACCAAGTAGAACTATAAATCCGAAATATGTTGCACGAATATTCGCCTCGTGCCGCATCGTCTCAATCGATGCGGTGCTTTCCTGATGTACTTGGTTTAGTAATGACAGGAAGATCTTGTTAGCCTCATTGTAACTCTTATTTGCTTTGATCATCTGCTGGGTAGCCAGCGCGAGGTTCACCGTGGCTGTCTCGATGGCACTGATCGCGACCTCACGATAGCGAGCCACCTCTTCCGTCAGTTGTTGCTGAAGCTGCGCTTCTTGCTCGTTCAGCGTGAGATCCTGTGCGATCCCGTTGATCTGGGCCGTGATCTCGTGAATTTGATAGAGGTTGTGTTTACCGCTTTCGTAGAGCTGTTCCTCACTAGCTCCGGAATCTGCTGAGGCAAGAAGATTGAAGATCCCAACGTGATTCGCAGCTAATTCGGAAAAAAGACGCGACATCTTGTCGATCTTTACTAAGTGGTAGTCGGCGATACGTGACAGCAGGATCTTCTGGTTGTTGAGGCTGTTTGCGAAAATTGCTCCCAGGAGCAACATACCGCCCGCCGCGACGAGTGGAACCAAGAGGAACTTGAACGTGATTGTCAGATTCCTAAAGAATCTAACGCCAGGTCCCGAGCGAAACATCGTTGCACCCGAATTCATTTCAATCTGGCAAGCTCGCTCCATTCTTCCGGCCCCACCCTCGCAACTACGGTAAATCCACCGTTCTGTCGCGGCTGAAAGATGTATGCGACGCCCTCCGGTTGAGGCCAGATCCCGGCAGCCTCCTTCAAATTCGCCGAGTGCGCGACCACTATATTATTGGTTCCTGACAAGGGAGGCGTCTCAAGCAATTTGCGGAGTACCGCTCCCAAGCGTTTTGCTTCCGCCTCGTTCTTTGCAATGGCAAACTCGAGGTCCTGGACGATGGTGACGCGGCCAAAAGCGAGCTTTGCCGTCTCAACGCACCTGCAGTAGGGACTTGAGAGAACCTTCGACACATTGATGCCGAGCGCCGAGAAAGCCTCGCTGATTGCTCGCGCCTGTGCCCTTCCTTTGTCGGATAGGTTGCGCTGCGTCGCGCAATTTGCAAGGTTCAGACGGTCGGAGTCTGACTGCGATTGATCAGTTTCCGCATGACGGAAATAGATGACCTGACCGCCGCTTTGCAAGGCGTGAACCAGAGTCTGACGGTCAAGGATAGCTCCAGGCTCTTTTTGGGCCATAGCAGTGCTGGCCCGCGCCAGCGCACCGAGGCTGAAGACCAACCTGCACGGCGCGTTTGCCACGAAGAAGGTCATCGCGGCGGTCGCAGGCTTGAGGAACTGACGCCGGTTCAACCGCAGATTCTTCACCGCCTCGTTGCTTAATGGCTTTCTCGCCACCTCTGCCAACGCGAGCGGTCGGTCAATCACTCGGCGCCGATACTTTATCAGCTCGTGTCTCCACTCCATCGCCGATGGCGTCGCGATAGCTTTAAGAGAGAGGGCGAAGACACGCACCAGCCGGGCGATGCTATTGACGCTTTGTTCGCCGCGATTCTCCAAGGAATACGGCAGCTTGTCGTGTACCTGATCACGCACCGTCCGCGAGATGCAGAGGCCGCCCGGCTCGGCCAAGCCTTCCGGGCGCGCCGCGACATTGACGCCATCGCCGTAGATGCCCTTGGCCGCGACCAGGATGTCGCCGAGACTGGTGCCGACGCGGAAGGTGATGCGCTTGTCCGCCGGGATGCTGGCATTGCGATCGACCATGCCTCGCTGAGCCTCGACGGCGCGGCGCACCGCCTCCACTTGGCTCGCGAATTCGATCGGCATCCCGCTGCCCGTGACCTTCACGATGCGGCCGTGGTGCCCCTTGATCTTGGGATCGATCAGTTTCCGCAGGTGCGCCTTGAGGAGGAAAAGCCCTTCCTTGTCCGCGCCCATGAGACGAGGATACCCGGCGACATCAGCCGCCAGGACCA
The DNA window shown above is from Bradyrhizobium sp. CB1650 and carries:
- a CDS encoding histidine phosphatase family protein, with translation MAARFADPQRVERRLAMVLAADVAGYPRLMGADKEGLFLLKAHLRKLIDPKIKGHHGRIVKVTGSGMPIEFASQVEAVRRAVEAQRGMVDRNASIPADKRITFRVGTSLGDILVAAKGIYGDGVNVAARPEGLAEPGGLCISRTVRDQVHDKLPYSLENRGEQSVNSIARLVRVFALSLKAIATPSAMEWRHELIKYRRRVIDRPLALAEVARKPLSNEAVKNLRLNRRQFLKPATAAMTFFVANAPCRLVFSLGALARASTAMAQKEPGAILDRQTLVHALQSGGQVIYFRHAETDQSQSDSDRLNLANCATQRNLSDKGRAQARAISEAFSALGINVSKVLSSPYCRCVETAKLAFGRVTIVQDLEFAIAKNEAEAKRLGAVLRKLLETPPLSGTNNIVVAHSANLKEAAGIWPQPEGVAYIFQPRQNGGFTVVARVGPEEWSELARLK